The following is a genomic window from Bosea sp. RAC05.
TGAACGTCCGCAAGCCCGCCCTCAACATGGGCGACCTGAAGGCGCTCGCCGGCGCGCTCAACACCGGCGAGCGCAAGATCCTGGCGATGGTCAGGAAGTTCGGCGCGAAGGGCTTCATGGACGGCCTCGACGGGCTGATGGACTATGCCGAGCATCAGGCCCGCGACATCCTGCGCGGTATGCCGGATGGCGAATACGTCTTCGCCGACTATGCCGACGAGGACGGCGTCGACGGCAATCCCTGCCGCCTCAAGCTGACGCTGACGATCAGGGGCGACGAGGCGATCCTCGATTTCACCGGCTCGGACCCGCAGCTGGGCTCCTCGCTCAACGTGCCCACCGGCTCCGACCCGCGCCACACCCTGCTGCTCGTCGGCGTCTACTACGTCCTCTACACGCTCAATCCGCAGATCCTGCTCAACTCCGGCCTGACCCGGCCCTTCACCTGTATCGCGCCCGAGGGCACGGTGCTGAACCCGACCTTCCCGGCGGCCGTCGGCATGCGCAGCCTGACCTGCGCAAGGCTGCGCAGCCTGGTCTTCGGCGCCTTCAGCCTCGCCGTGCCCGAGCGCATGCCCGCCGCGCCGGCGGGGTCGAGTTCCATCGTCAACGTCATGACCACCGACGAGCGCACCCATCGCAGTGTCATCGCCGCGATCAACCCGGTCGTCGGCGGCGGCGGCGGCATGCCCCATCGCGACGGCACCAACGGCTCGGGCGCGGACGCCGCCTATCTCAAGAACACGCCGATCGAGATCACCGAGACCGAGGTGCCGATCCAGTTCACCCGCTATGGCCTGCTGCCGGATTCGGGCGGCCCCGGCCGCTGGCGCGGCGGCCTCGCCACCGTGATGGAGTTCAAGGTCTTCGCGCCGAACTCGCGCATCACCGTGCGCAACCGCGACCGCTCGATCTTCCGGCCCTGGGGCACGCTGGGTGGCCTGTCGGCCGAAACCTCGAATTTCATCATCAACCCCGGCGCGGCCGGCGAGCGCATCCTCGGCAACACCGACATCGCCATCGCCGAGCCGGGCGACGTCATCCACATCCACTCGCCGGGCGGCGGCGGGCGCGGCTGCCCGCTGGAGCGCGAGCCGGAGCGGGTGCGGCTCGATGTCGAGCGCGGCTATGTCGGGCTGGCAGCGGCTAAGGCGCGCTACGGCGTGGTGATGACCGACGGCGTCGTCGATGCCGAGGCGACGGCAGTCCTGCGCGCAACCCTACGCAAGGACGTCCACACCACCCATTTCCATTTCGGCCCGGAGCGCGACGCCTTCGAGTGCCTCTGGACGGCCCAGAATTACGACGCCCTGACGCGTCTGCTCGCCGCCCTGCCGGTCCATTGGCGCTTCTTCGTCAAGACCAAGCTCTTCGCCGCGATGCGCGAGACTGCCAATGCGGGTGACGTGGCAACGGCCTTCACCGCCGTGCGGCGCGACTATCCGCAGGTGCCGGAGGTCGTCTGAGCCGCACCGTCATGGCGAGCGCAGCGAAGCAATCCAGGAGCCGTCGAGCGAACCCGTCTGGATTGCTTCGCTGCGCTCGCAATGACGCGGAAAGGGCTCGCCAGCCTCCCGAGCGTTACGACAGGCTCACCACATCGCCGGCCCGAATCTCGCCGGGCACGACCACATCGCAATAGATCCCGAAATTGCGCCCGTAGCGCTTCACGATCGTTCGCAGCAGTTCGACATCGAGCGGCAGCCCCTCCTGCTCGATCGTGATGAAGCCACAGCGCCCGCAGGGCTCGCGCCCCTTCAGCACGACGTCGCCGATGTGGATCTCCCGGCCGATCCAGTCCTGCTCCGGCATCGCCTCGGCCCCATCGGGCCAGTCGACGACGAGACTCGGGCGGAAGCGGCGTTCGTCGATGACGCTCTCGGGATGATCCCGTTCGAGGCTGCGCATCGCCGCCGTGGTGACGACGTGCAGCGGGGCATGCTCATAGCGCGGCCGGAATCCCTCGCCGGGAACGGGATCGAAGGGCTTCAGCAGCGGCCGGAATCCGAAGATGTCGGCCAGCGCCTCGATCGTCCGCGGATCGTCAGGCTCCGCCCAGCTCTCGCCATCGGCGGAGATGGCCACGCCCTTGCCGGTGAAGCGCGCATGGCCACGCGGCACCTGGATGAAATGGTTTTCGCGCCCCGGTGAGGCGATCCGCCCGGTCGCCGCATCCATAAGGCCCCAGATGCGATCGCCGGTGATGCCCGACGGGCCGACCGGCGCCCGCTCCAGCCGCTCTCCGCCCATCGAACTGACCGGATAGCGCCAGAGCGAGGCGACCGATCCCGTCACGGCAGATCCATGCGCGGGTCGAGTGCGTCGCGCAGGCCATCGCCGACGAAGTTGAAGCTCGTCACCGCCAGCGTGATCGCGGCGCCGGGAATGATGGCGAGCCAGGGCGCGCTCGTCAGGTAGCTCTGCGCGTTCTCCAGCATGTTGCCCCAGCTCGGCGTCGGCGGCTGGATGCCATAGCCGAGGAAGGAGATGTAGCTCTCGGCCAGGATCGCATGGGCGACGTTGAGCGTGGCCGCGACCACGATCGGCGCGATCGCATTGGGCAGGAGTTCGCGCACCATGATGCGCATGTTGCTCGACCCCATCGCGACCGCGGCCTGGGCGAATTCCCGCGTCCGCAGCGAGCGGATCTGCGCCTCGACGACGCGGGCGACCTCCATCCAGGAGGTCATCGCGATCAGCATCACGATCGACGGCACCGAGGGCTGGATCAGCGCCGAGATCGCCAGCAGCAGGAAGATCGTCGGGAAGCACAGCATCGCGTCGACGAAGCGCATCAGCGCCGCGCCGATCACGCCCTCGTAGAAGCCCGCCGCGACGCCGACCGCGATGCCGATGCCCATCGCCAGCACCATCGCGCAGAAGCCGACCGACAGGGAGATCCGCCCCGCCATCAGGAGCCGGGCGAGGATGTCGCGCCCGAGCGGGTCCGTGCCAAGGATATGCGGTCCACCGAACGGCGGCGCGAAACGCTGGCGGATGTCGATGAAGGTGTCGCTATAGGGCAGGAGCCAGGGCCCGATCACGCAGGCGAGCGTCATCAGGATGATCGTCACGGCCCCGAAGACCGCGAGCTTGTGGCGTCGGAAGCGGCGCATGCCGCGGCCGTTCCAGAAGCCCTCCGATCGGGCGGGCAGGGCGTCCAGGGTCGGTTCGAGACTCATCGGCCGCTCCTGGCGATGCGGGGATCGGCGACGCCGTAGAGCAGGTCGGCGAGCAGGCTGCCGAGCAGCACCATCACGGCGGTGAACATCAGGATGCCCATCACCACCGGATAGTCGCGGTAGCTGATCGAATCGAGGAAGAGCCGGCCCATGCCGGGCCAGGTGAACACCGTCTCGGTGACGAGCGCCCCCGAGAGCAGCGAGGGCACATGCAGGCCGGTGATCGTGATCATCGGCAGGAGCGCGTTGCGCAGCACATGCTTCATCAGGATCTGCCGCTCCGGCACGCCCTTGGCCCGGGCGGTCCGGACGAAATCCTGGTTGATCACGTCCAGCATCGAAGAGCGCATGTAGCGGCTCCAGACGGCGGTCGAGACCAGCGCCAGCACGATGCAGGGCCCGATCAGATGGTGCAGCCGGTTCAGGAAGGAGCCGTCGCCGATGGTGAAGCGGTTGCCCGAGGGCAGCCAGCCCAGCCCCACCGAGAAGACATAGATGACGACGAGCCCGAACCAGAAGGTCGGGATCGACAGCGCGATCATCGTGCCGATCGTGGCGATGCCGTCGAACAGCGAATACCGCTTCACCGCGCCGATGATGCCGATCCAGGCGCCGATCAGCATGGCGAGCAGCGTCGAGCTCAGCATCAGCTCGAGCGTCGGCCCGATATGGCCGCCGATGATGTGCAGCACCGGCTGCTGGTCGCGGTAGGAGCGGCCCCAATCGCCGCTCAGCATCCGCCAGAGCCACTCGGCATACTGCACCGGCAGCGGCCGGTTCAGCCCGAGTTGCTCGGTGATGCGGTCGAGATCCTCCTGGGTCATCTCGCCGCCGGCCGCGAATTGCGAAAGCGGCCCGCCCGGAGCCAGATGCAGGATCGCAAAGCCGATCATCGAGACGATCAGCAGCAGCAGCAGGGCCTGCATCAGCCTTTGCAGAAGAAAGCCGCTCATGGCGCGCTCGGCTTCGCGGTGCGTTGGTCCGGGCGGGGGCGCGTCATGGTCTCAGCGCGCCCAGTACCAGCTGCCCATGTTCCAGGTGTTCTGGCGGGCATTGACGTTGGGCTCGTAGCCGATCAGGCCTTCCTTGTAGCCCTCGACCGGGGCGTACTGGAAGATCGGCAGGATCGGCAGTTCCTCGCGCGCGATCTCCTGAAGCTTCCAGTAGATCGCCTTGCGCTTCTCCTGGTCGAACGTCGTCTGGCCATCCTTCAGAAGCTGGTCGACCTCGGCGTTGGCCCACTGCATCTGGTTGGCACCGGCGCCGCTCTTGGCGGGAATCGCATCGGAGGCGAAGCGCGCCGCCGGATCGGGATCGATCACGGTGCGGAAGGCGGTGCCGACGATCAGCGATTCGAATTTGGAGCGCGTATAGAACTCGCCCCAGATCACGGCCGCCGGCATGTTGTTGATCGTCATCTTGGCGCCGATCTGGGCCCAATCCTGCATCATCAGCTGCTGGGCCTGTTCGCGCAGCGCCGCGCCGGTCGTGGTCGAGACGGCGAAGGTCAGCGGCACGCCGTCCTTCATGCGCGTACCGGAGCCCGAGCGCTTCCAGCCAGCGTCGTCGAGGATCTTGTTGGCCAGCGCGAGATCGTAGACGTGCTTGGGCAGGTTGGGATTGTAGGCCCAGGAATCCTGCGGCGAGAAGGATTCGGTGGGGATGTGCAGGCCGTAATAGATGATGTCGATGATCGCCTGCTTGTTGAGCGAGGCGTACAGCGCCTTGCGCACCGCCTTGTCCTTCAGCACCGGATGCTCGAGGTTCGGCATCAGCATTTCGAGCGAAGCGCTCGGGATCTTCACGACCTTGCGGCCGGGCAGCTTCACGGCTTCGGCATAGAAGTTGGCGGGGATGCCGGTGCCGATGATCAGATCGACCTGGCCGGTGCGGAACTGGGCGTAGAGTGAGGTCTGCTCCGGCACGTATTTGAGAACGGCGCGCTCCAGATAGGGGCCCTTGCCGTGGAACTTGTCGTTGGCGACGAGCTGGATGTTGTCACCCGGCGTGCGCGTGCCCCATTTGAACGGGCCGGTGCCGACCGGCGCCTGGTTGAACGGCGCGGTGTTCGGGTCGGCCGCCTTCTCCAGGATGTGCTTGGGCACGATGAAGGTGTTGGAGAGCAGCGCCAGATAGGGCGCATAGGCCTTCTCCATCCGCCAGGAGAGCTCCAGCGGGCCGGTGACCTTGATGTCCCGGACGAAGGCGTGGCCGACGCGCGTGCGGGCCTTGAAGCCTGGCGCGTTGATCAGCTCGAGCGTGTACTTGACGTCTTCCGCCGTGAACGGCGTGCCGTCATGCCAGGTCACGCCGGGACGCAGCTTCACCTTCCAGGCCAGGCCGCCCTCCGAGATGCCGCCATTGGCCTCGCTGGGAATCTCGACGGCAAGGTCGGGGATCAGGTTGCCCTTGGGGTCGGCCACCCACATCGTGTTGAAGATCTGCATCCAGACCGTCTCGTCGACCTCGATGCCGGGCATCAGCGGGTTGAAGGCGGTCGGCTCCTGCGAGAGGCCGACGACGACCTGTCCCGTGGGCTTGGCCGGCGGCGGCGGCGCGGGCCTGGTCTGGGCGCGGGCGCTGCCCACGCCCGAGGCCGCGAGGAGGCCGCCCGCGCCGAGCGCGAGCAGGTCGCGGCGGTGAATGGCGGGCATCGGGAAAGCGGACGTCACGCTGCCGTCGGACTTCTTGGTCATCGGAAACCCCTCGTTATGAGCGATGAGCCCGCGTCTGCGGCAGGCACTCGCGGTTGGCCGATTGTCGGCCTTCCCTTCACGCTAGGCGAGGTCGGCGGTATCGAACACCGATGATCTCGGACAGGTGCACAGATTATGCCGTTTGACGGCACGCCTTTGGCATAGGCTTCTGCCGCGATGCGGTGCTATCGAGGCCCCGTTTCCGGCCCATGCCGAAGGATCGAACGCTGCCATGTCGCCCCCGGTCACACGCATCCACAGCGACGAGACGCTGCCCCCTCAGGCCGACGTCGTAGTCATCGGCGGCGGCGTCGCCGGCATCACCGCGGCGTATAATCTCGCCAAGAAGGGCCATTCGGTCGCGGTGGTCGAGAAGGGCTATGTCGCCGGCGAGCAGTCGAGCCGGAACTGGGGCTGGTGCCGCCAGCAGAACCGGGACCTGCGCGAACTCCCCCTCGCCCAGCGCGCGTTGGAAATGTGGAAGGGCATGAACGAGGAACTCGGCGCCGAGACCGGCTTCCGCCACACCGGCCTCGTCTATGTCACGACCAAGCCGTCCGATCTCGCGGCCTGGTCCGGCTGGATCGACAAGGCCCGCGAGATGCAGATGCACAGCCGCGTCCTCTCCGCCGCCGAGGCCAGGGAGATGTCCCCGGGCTCGACCGAGAACTGGATCGGCGGCGTGCATTCGCCCAGCGACGGCAAGGCCGAGCCGGCGCTGGCCGTGCCGGCTTTCGCCGAGGCCGCGCGCCGGCTCGGCGTCACCATCCACCAGGACTGCGCGGCGCGCGGTCTCGAAACCACCGCAGGGCGTGTCTCGGCCGTCGTCACCGAAAAGGGCACGATCAGGACCAGCAGCGTGCTCGTCGCCGGCGGCGTCTGGACCTCGATGTTCTGCCGCCATCACGGCATCGACATGCCGCTTGCAGGCGTGCAGTCGACGTCGATGTTCACCGCGCCGATTTCCGGCCCCGACATCACGCTGGGCGGCATCTCGACGCCGGACGTCACCTTCCGTCGCCGGCTCGATGGCGGCTACACCATCGGCATCAGCGGCCGCGGCCTGCTGCGGCTCAGCCCGCAGGGGATGATGTATGCCAGGCCGTTCTGGCGCACCTTCAAGAAGCGCCACAAGCTTCTGACCATCACCGCGGATAAGACCTTCTTCGCCGGGCCGGAGGCGCTGATGCGCTGG
Proteins encoded in this region:
- a CDS encoding hydantoinase B/oxoprolinase family protein → MVDKITLQVLANHCRAAAENMAYTLYRTAHSTFVKETEDFTVMVMDRTGRVVAVPMDLGATWYPGMNYNRAIDLVDEYRPGDIAFTNDPYSGYLATHAPDTHLWKPIFHEGEIVCFVGGHVHNTDMGGAVPASLSRSLTEIHQEGIRFPPMTLMRDSAFDETILRIMTMNVRKPALNMGDLKALAGALNTGERKILAMVRKFGAKGFMDGLDGLMDYAEHQARDILRGMPDGEYVFADYADEDGVDGNPCRLKLTLTIRGDEAILDFTGSDPQLGSSLNVPTGSDPRHTLLLVGVYYVLYTLNPQILLNSGLTRPFTCIAPEGTVLNPTFPAAVGMRSLTCARLRSLVFGAFSLAVPERMPAAPAGSSSIVNVMTTDERTHRSVIAAINPVVGGGGGMPHRDGTNGSGADAAYLKNTPIEITETEVPIQFTRYGLLPDSGGPGRWRGGLATVMEFKVFAPNSRITVRNRDRSIFRPWGTLGGLSAETSNFIINPGAAGERILGNTDIAIAEPGDVIHIHSPGGGGRGCPLEREPERVRLDVERGYVGLAAAKARYGVVMTDGVVDAEATAVLRATLRKDVHTTHFHFGPERDAFECLWTAQNYDALTRLLAALPVHWRFFVKTKLFAAMRETANAGDVATAFTAVRRDYPQVPEVV
- a CDS encoding MOSC domain-containing protein; translated protein: MTGSVASLWRYPVSSMGGERLERAPVGPSGITGDRIWGLMDAATGRIASPGRENHFIQVPRGHARFTGKGVAISADGESWAEPDDPRTIEALADIFGFRPLLKPFDPVPGEGFRPRYEHAPLHVVTTAAMRSLERDHPESVIDERRFRPSLVVDWPDGAEAMPEQDWIGREIHIGDVVLKGREPCGRCGFITIEQEGLPLDVELLRTIVKRYGRNFGIYCDVVVPGEIRAGDVVSLS
- a CDS encoding ABC transporter permease; translation: MRRFRRHKLAVFGAVTIILMTLACVIGPWLLPYSDTFIDIRQRFAPPFGGPHILGTDPLGRDILARLLMAGRISLSVGFCAMVLAMGIGIAVGVAAGFYEGVIGAALMRFVDAMLCFPTIFLLLAISALIQPSVPSIVMLIAMTSWMEVARVVEAQIRSLRTREFAQAAVAMGSSNMRIMVRELLPNAIAPIVVAATLNVAHAILAESYISFLGYGIQPPTPSWGNMLENAQSYLTSAPWLAIIPGAAITLAVTSFNFVGDGLRDALDPRMDLP
- a CDS encoding ABC transporter permease, with the protein product MSGFLLQRLMQALLLLLIVSMIGFAILHLAPGGPLSQFAAGGEMTQEDLDRITEQLGLNRPLPVQYAEWLWRMLSGDWGRSYRDQQPVLHIIGGHIGPTLELMLSSTLLAMLIGAWIGIIGAVKRYSLFDGIATIGTMIALSIPTFWFGLVVIYVFSVGLGWLPSGNRFTIGDGSFLNRLHHLIGPCIVLALVSTAVWSRYMRSSMLDVINQDFVRTARAKGVPERQILMKHVLRNALLPMITITGLHVPSLLSGALVTETVFTWPGMGRLFLDSISYRDYPVVMGILMFTAVMVLLGSLLADLLYGVADPRIARSGR
- a CDS encoding peptide ABC transporter substrate-binding protein, whose amino-acid sequence is MTKKSDGSVTSAFPMPAIHRRDLLALGAGGLLAASGVGSARAQTRPAPPPPAKPTGQVVVGLSQEPTAFNPLMPGIEVDETVWMQIFNTMWVADPKGNLIPDLAVEIPSEANGGISEGGLAWKVKLRPGVTWHDGTPFTAEDVKYTLELINAPGFKARTRVGHAFVRDIKVTGPLELSWRMEKAYAPYLALLSNTFIVPKHILEKAADPNTAPFNQAPVGTGPFKWGTRTPGDNIQLVANDKFHGKGPYLERAVLKYVPEQTSLYAQFRTGQVDLIIGTGIPANFYAEAVKLPGRKVVKIPSASLEMLMPNLEHPVLKDKAVRKALYASLNKQAIIDIIYYGLHIPTESFSPQDSWAYNPNLPKHVYDLALANKILDDAGWKRSGSGTRMKDGVPLTFAVSTTTGAALREQAQQLMMQDWAQIGAKMTINNMPAAVIWGEFYTRSKFESLIVGTAFRTVIDPDPAARFASDAIPAKSGAGANQMQWANAEVDQLLKDGQTTFDQEKRKAIYWKLQEIAREELPILPIFQYAPVEGYKEGLIGYEPNVNARQNTWNMGSWYWAR
- a CDS encoding NAD(P)/FAD-dependent oxidoreductase, whose protein sequence is MSPPVTRIHSDETLPPQADVVVIGGGVAGITAAYNLAKKGHSVAVVEKGYVAGEQSSRNWGWCRQQNRDLRELPLAQRALEMWKGMNEELGAETGFRHTGLVYVTTKPSDLAAWSGWIDKAREMQMHSRVLSAAEAREMSPGSTENWIGGVHSPSDGKAEPALAVPAFAEAARRLGVTIHQDCAARGLETTAGRVSAVVTEKGTIRTSSVLVAGGVWTSMFCRHHGIDMPLAGVQSTSMFTAPISGPDITLGGISTPDVTFRRRLDGGYTIGISGRGLLRLSPQGMMYARPFWRTFKKRHKLLTITADKTFFAGPEALMRWSNDSISPFERMRTFDPPPQEKLITFALKRIAEIYPQLADVKIVQKYGGLIDFTPDWVPVISPIDKLPGLYVSAGYSGHGFGVGPAAGKLAADLITGDAPIVDPHPYRYSRLVDGSDLGEPGLM